In Streptomyces violaceusniger Tu 4113, one DNA window encodes the following:
- a CDS encoding alpha/beta fold hydrolase, which produces MVPRVTTVTVPSPDFLTLRGRRFALTDFGGPGDPVLALHGHFGRGRMYAPLAAALAPERRVIALDQRGHGLTGGGGPFTLDEYVADAAALLRELHLGPVPVVAHSTGAVGAYALAARHPDLVSALVVEDIGAVTDRPVVSHPVLDVSGWPTWAVDREKLRSDIESRGIPDASYFLDSAERDPQTGGWRLLFEPSHMMASQQAMCGDFWDDWLGSSCPALLMRGEHSSLLPPGHAHEMAARRPNTRLREFAGCGHWIHDDAPRPYARAVRSFLSAL; this is translated from the coding sequence ATGGTGCCGCGGGTGACCACAGTGACCGTGCCCTCCCCCGACTTCCTGACGCTGCGCGGTCGGCGATTCGCCCTGACCGATTTCGGCGGACCGGGCGACCCGGTGCTGGCCCTGCACGGCCACTTCGGCCGGGGCAGGATGTACGCGCCCCTGGCCGCCGCCCTCGCCCCCGAGCGGCGGGTGATCGCCCTCGATCAGCGGGGGCACGGGCTGACCGGTGGCGGTGGCCCGTTCACGCTGGACGAGTACGTGGCCGATGCCGCCGCGCTGCTGCGGGAGCTGCACCTGGGCCCGGTCCCGGTCGTCGCCCACTCCACCGGCGCGGTCGGCGCGTACGCCCTGGCCGCCCGCCATCCGGACCTGGTGAGCGCGCTCGTCGTCGAGGACATCGGCGCGGTGACGGACCGTCCGGTGGTCAGCCATCCGGTGCTCGACGTCTCGGGGTGGCCGACCTGGGCCGTGGACCGGGAGAAGCTGCGCTCCGACATCGAGTCCCGGGGCATCCCGGACGCCTCGTACTTCCTCGACAGCGCCGAACGGGACCCCCAAACCGGCGGCTGGCGGCTGCTGTTCGAGCCCAGCCATATGATGGCGTCCCAGCAGGCCATGTGCGGTGACTTCTGGGACGACTGGCTGGGCTCCTCCTGCCCCGCGCTGCTGATGCGCGGCGAGCACAGCTCGCTGCTGCCGCCGGGCCACGCCCACGAGATGGCCGCCCGCCGCCCCAACACGAGGCTCCGCGAATTCGCCGGGTGCGGTCACTGGATCCACGACGACGCGCCTCGGCCGTACGCCCGCGCGGTCCGTTCGTTCCTGAGCGCGCTCTGA
- a CDS encoding lysophospholipid acyltransferase family protein: MRLMFRPRVEGAEGIPGSGPVILAGNHLTFIDSMILPLVCDRQVFFIGKDEYVTGKGVKGRLMAWFFTGVGMIPVDRDGGRGGVAALMTGRRVLEEGRVFGIYPEGTRSPDGRLYRGRTGIARLALMTGAPVVPFAMIGTDRIQPGGKGLPRPGRVRVRFGEPLEFTRYEGMDRDRYVLRAVTDEVMSHVMRLSGQEYVDIYATKAKAKAAA, from the coding sequence ATGCGCCTGATGTTCCGCCCACGGGTCGAGGGGGCCGAGGGCATTCCGGGCTCGGGCCCGGTGATCCTCGCCGGAAACCATCTCACCTTCATCGATTCGATGATCCTGCCGCTGGTCTGTGACCGTCAGGTCTTCTTCATCGGCAAGGACGAGTACGTCACGGGCAAGGGCGTCAAGGGCCGGCTGATGGCCTGGTTCTTCACCGGTGTCGGCATGATCCCGGTGGACCGGGACGGCGGACGCGGCGGTGTCGCGGCGCTGATGACAGGGCGCCGGGTGCTGGAGGAGGGCCGGGTCTTCGGCATCTACCCCGAGGGCACCCGCTCCCCCGACGGCCGCCTCTACCGCGGCCGTACCGGTATCGCCCGCCTCGCGCTGATGACCGGCGCGCCCGTGGTGCCGTTCGCGATGATCGGGACCGACCGGATCCAGCCGGGCGGCAAGGGGCTGCCGCGGCCGGGCCGGGTGCGGGTCCGCTTCGGCGAGCCGCTGGAGTTCACCCGCTACGAGGGCATGGACCGCGACCGCTATGTGCTGCGGGCCGTGACCGACGAGGTGATGAGCCACGTGATGCGGCTGTCGGGTCAGGAGTACGTGGACATCTACGCCACGAAGGCGAAGGCGAAGGCGGCCGCCTGA
- a CDS encoding glycerophosphodiester phosphodiesterase, which yields MEREQQPGRRALLGAAALGAGAVALSGAGTATAAGTQPAPGAAAAAGTSGRGHELPVPTVIGHRGASGYRPEHTLGSYQLALDMGADIVEQDLVPTKDGHLVCRHENDITATTDVSAHPEFADRKTTKTVDGTKLTGWFTEDFTLAELKTLRAKERIPGNRQRNTLYDGRWEVPTFEEVLQWAEREGRRRGRRVWLYVETKHPTYFRKLGLGLEEPLAKLLRRYGRHKKDAALFLQSFEPSSIQRLRKLVGTPSVVLLSTLDSRPWDFVEANDPRTVADLVKPEGLKWIASYAQGIGPDLSVIIPRTPDGKLGTPTSVVKDAHAAGLILHPYTMRNENTFLPADFRRGTDPNAYGDAFGAFKAYFATGIDGIFSDNADTALLAAADFRK from the coding sequence ATGGAGCGGGAGCAACAGCCCGGACGGCGCGCCCTTCTGGGGGCCGCGGCCCTCGGTGCGGGAGCGGTGGCGCTGAGCGGTGCGGGCACGGCGACGGCCGCGGGCACGCAGCCGGCGCCGGGCGCGGCGGCTGCCGCGGGGACGTCCGGCCGGGGCCATGAGCTGCCGGTTCCCACCGTGATCGGCCACCGTGGCGCCAGCGGCTACCGGCCCGAGCACACCCTCGGCTCCTACCAGCTCGCCCTCGACATGGGCGCGGACATCGTCGAGCAGGACCTGGTCCCCACCAAGGACGGCCATCTGGTCTGCCGCCACGAGAACGACATCACGGCCACCACGGATGTCTCCGCGCACCCGGAGTTCGCCGACCGCAAGACCACCAAGACGGTCGACGGCACCAAGCTCACCGGCTGGTTCACCGAGGACTTCACCCTCGCCGAGCTGAAGACGCTGCGCGCCAAGGAGCGCATCCCGGGCAACCGTCAGCGCAACACCCTCTACGACGGCCGCTGGGAGGTGCCCACCTTCGAAGAGGTGCTCCAGTGGGCCGAGCGCGAGGGCCGCAGGCGCGGCCGCCGGGTGTGGCTGTACGTGGAGACCAAGCACCCCACCTACTTCCGCAAGCTGGGCCTGGGCCTCGAGGAGCCGCTGGCCAAGCTGCTGCGCCGGTACGGCCGCCACAAGAAGGACGCGGCGCTGTTCCTCCAGTCCTTCGAGCCGAGCAGCATCCAGCGGCTGCGCAAGCTGGTCGGCACCCCGTCCGTCGTGCTGCTGTCCACCCTCGACAGCCGGCCCTGGGACTTCGTCGAGGCGAACGACCCGCGTACGGTCGCGGACCTGGTCAAGCCCGAGGGGCTCAAGTGGATCGCGAGCTACGCCCAGGGCATCGGCCCCGATTTGTCGGTCATCATCCCCCGGACGCCGGACGGCAAGCTGGGCACGCCGACCAGCGTGGTGAAGGACGCGCACGCGGCGGGGCTGATCCTGCACCCGTACACGATGCGCAACGAGAACACCTTCCTCCCGGCGGACTTCCGCCGCGGCACCGACCCCAACGCCTACGGTGACGCTTTCGGGGCGTTCAAGGCATACTTCGCGACCGGAATTGACGGCATCTTCTCCGACAACGCGGACACCGCCCTCCTCGCGGCGGCGGACTTCCGTAAGTAG
- a CDS encoding sigma-70 family RNA polymerase sigma factor: MDLVKQLGPLLAAEAAAEAYGVGVEPAELEQAVWLRLLERTRDTGPPPHPARWLRRAVRAEVRGARRRARREVPYDPMAGGPLSGPEPHPAEHAVLTAETRRTLRAVVRRLPGRCPALLAAMLSRSDLTYREIAHQLGMSQGSLGPVRSRCLACLRRMLMAEVAAPEPWGKER, translated from the coding sequence ATGGACCTTGTGAAGCAACTGGGCCCGCTGCTGGCCGCCGAAGCGGCGGCCGAGGCATACGGCGTCGGCGTCGAGCCCGCCGAACTCGAACAGGCCGTCTGGCTACGGCTGCTGGAGCGCACCCGGGACACCGGACCGCCGCCCCACCCCGCCCGCTGGCTGCGCCGCGCCGTACGGGCCGAGGTGCGCGGGGCAAGGCGCCGGGCGCGCCGCGAGGTGCCGTACGACCCGATGGCCGGCGGCCCGCTCAGCGGCCCCGAGCCCCACCCCGCCGAACACGCCGTACTGACCGCGGAGACCCGCCGGACGCTGCGCGCGGTGGTGCGGCGGCTGCCCGGCCGCTGCCCCGCGCTGCTCGCGGCGATGCTCTCCCGCTCCGACCTCACGTACCGCGAGATCGCGCACCAGTTGGGAATGTCACAGGGCAGTCTGGGCCCGGTACGTTCCCGATGTCTGGCTTGCCTGCGCAGAATGCTCATGGCGGAGGTTGCGGCTCCTGAACCATGGGGAAAGGAGCGATAG